The Primulina tabacum isolate GXHZ01 chromosome 16, ASM2559414v2, whole genome shotgun sequence genome window below encodes:
- the LOC142529070 gene encoding aquaporin PIP2-3-like yields MLGSHLLMWAREGFPKVHQRSIRGRRQHDERWLQQRTGLAAEIIGTFVLVYTFFSATDPKRNARDSHVPVLAPLPIGFVVFMVHLADYLDIRDPYQPNPEFRMISGFSGLDPSSEPPWLPSTTSLFLRVGAIKALGSFRSTNGSKCKLKHVLWVLNG; encoded by the exons ATGCTTGGGAGCCATCTGCTGATGTGGGCTCGTGAAGGCTTTCCAAAAGTTCATCAACGTTCGATAAGGGGGAGGCGCCAACATGATGAAAGATGGCTACAGCAAAGAACTGGTCTGGCAGCCGAGATCATCGGCACATTCGTGCTCGTTTACACTTTCTTCTCTGCCACGGACCCCAAGAGAAATGCCAGAGACTCCCATGTCCCA GTTCTAGCACCACTTCCCATTGGGTTTGTCGTGTTCATGGTTCATTTGGCTGACTATCTCGATATCAGGGACCCGTATCAACCCAACCCGGAGTTTCGGATGATCAG TGGATTTTCTGGGTTGGACCCTTCATCGGAGCCGCCATGGCTGCCATCTACCACCAGTTTATTCTTAAGGGTTGGAGCAATCAAAGCTCTGGGTTCATTCAGGAGCACGAATGGAAGTAAATGTAAATTAAAGCATGTGTTATGGGTGTTAAATGGATAA
- the LOC142530064 gene encoding uncharacterized protein LOC142530064 encodes MAGKGFDPHDIRSDMGHADDVALNKTTSAATPTVEPPLPLVSAVEELVPLEIIEPGDPGNPHDLDNPPIIPVFNPPCQQVRRSKRQAGYYPDLTPGKRFRYKGQPSTRPSLIDPAETLGDDSDDANYEFVARKKSNPPPKEGKSTSSNATGSSEKTTSVPPQEPSPSTEEEITLVQFMATLKNQKSEASDAPVASPETEKSTGSSSSADTPVAVNEAPETNEAVDEDAVNDVADTSDNTDFSEYDLDGCYNSKFYTENSFSNWDLYTNREFIEERNADMAAFSRNNLIEFLNTRGLLSTLSYVLPFCHKAVAEFYGNLSSGVSDPRSAKFGKVFVRNKIYNFDPQIINDYYITPSVPEGPPPDLDEVVSVLTGGLIGKFPAHLHKVSATKLTTLYSVLHKVATRNWTLSTNTTVVTKSQALTLFAISNDTLNFGRMVFSTVMQYADGGLKSSKLPFPSLIYGILVSQGFVRNVDEGLSDSRETIKIAKALFKGNRKVDLPWKDSSKAPSATGPTTASTSRPPKPGYVKITVAGAQTHLDHALKKIAQAKAELAYYESLAAAISVMLEMAVHGQKGGDDQTGAAPSGTKDDEEEEDSGDEETEDEEDEDDDV; translated from the coding sequence ATGGCAGGAAAGGGCTTTGATCCCCACGATATTCGAAGTGACATGGGACACGCAGACGATGTTGCTCTCAACAAGACAACATCTGCTGCAACACCCACTGTTGAGCCCCCCCTACCGTTGGTATCTGCTGTTGAAGAACTAGTGCCCCTGGAGATTATTGAACCAGGTGATCCCGGAAATCCACATGATCTTGATAACCCCCCAATAATTCCAGTGTTCAATCCTCCGTGCCAGCAAGTTCGACGCTCCAAACGACAGGCTGGGTATTATCCAGACCTCACGCCGGGCAAACGTTTCCGATATAAGGGTCAGCCATCCACTCGCCCATCGCTGATTGATCCGGCAGAAACCTTGGGTGATGATTCTGATGATGCAAATTACGAGTTTGTGGCCCGCAAGAAGAGTAATCCTCCGCCTAAGGAAGGCAAGTCTACCTCCAGCAACGCCACTGGCTCTTCTGAGAAAACAACCTCTGTTCCTCCACAAGAGCCCTCTCCCTCCACTGAAGAAGAAATCACGTTGGTCCAATTTATGGCCACCCTGAAAAATCAGAAGAGTGAAGCCTCTGACGCTCCTGTTGCTTCCCCCGAAACTGAAAAGTCCACTGGTTCCAGCAGTTCTGCTGATACTCCTGTTGCAGTCAATGAAGCCCCTGAAACAAACGAGGCAGTGGACGAGGATGCTGTCAACGATGTTGCCGACACCTCTGACAACACTGATTTTAGCGAGTATGACCTAGATGGTTGCTACAACTCCAAGTTTTATACTGAGAATTCATTCTCCAACTGGGATCTCTATACCAACAGGGAATTTATTGAAGAACGCAACGCTGATATGGCAGCCTTCTCCCGAAACAATTTGATCGAGTTTCTTAATACTCGTGGTCTGCTCTCTACCCTCTCATATGTATTGCCCTTTTGCCATAAAGCTGTGGCTGAATTCTATGGCAACCTCTCATCGGGGGTCAGTGATCCAAGATCGGCCAAATTTGGCAAGGTTTTTGTACGGAACAAGATATATAACTTTGACCCGCAAATCATTAATGATTACTACATCACCCCATCTGTTCCTGAAGGCCCTCCACCAGATCTTGATGAGGTAGTCTCTGTACTAACTGGTGGATTGATTGGAAAATTCCCTGCCCATCTACACAAGGTCTCAGCTACAAAACTCACGACCCTATACTCTGTCCTGCACAAGGTTGCCACTCGAAATTGGACGCTGTCCACAAACACCACGGTGGTTACCAAATCTCAAGCACTGACTCTGTTTGCCATTAGCAATGACACTCTTAATTTTGGGCGTATGGTATTTTCCACTGTGATGCAGTATGCTGATGGGGGATTAAAGTCATCCAAGCTCCCGTTTCCCAGTCTGATCTATGGGATACTGGTGTCCCAGGGGTTTGTTCGAAATGTTGATGAGGGTCTGTCTGATTCCCGCGAAACAATCAAAATTGCCAAGGCCCTGTTCAAAGGAAACCGCAAAGTTGACCTTCCATGGAAAGACTCATCCAAAGCACCTTCTGCTACTGGACCAACTACTGCGTCTACCTCTAGACCACCTAAACCTGGTTATGTGAAGATTACCGTAGCGGGTGCCCAGACCCATCTCGATCATGCTCTTAAGAAAATTGCCCAGGCTAAGGCCGAATTGGCCTACTATGAGAGTTTGGCTGCTGCTATCAGTGTCATGTTAGAAATGGCCGTTCatggacaaaaagggggagatgatCAAACTGGTGCTGCTCCGTCAGGGACCAAggatgatgaagaggaagaagaCAGTGGGGATGAAGAAACTGAGGATGAGGAGGATGAAGATGATGATGTTTAG
- the LOC142530063 gene encoding uncharacterized protein LOC142530063 — MDNSFASAALRPPVLEGTNYSLWKVKIRYYIKSLDERAWQRVINGWTPPVMIDQDGDKRPKPETDWTTDEVQNSNHNSKALNAIFTSVDMNMFSLITNCISAKSAWDILQSHCEGSESVRRTRLRMLTSKFEMMRMEESENILEYDRRLREIANEAFSVGEAISNERLVSKVLRSLPERFNIKICAIDEAKDTSKMALEDLISSLRTFEMNLDMQKKDKGKTIALQASNDSYNELLQISQEVNDSDLCEDSISFITKKFGDYLKRIRDKKKDAQPSKFPSLPAPEKSQKYPAKQQLHPRNEGKGQYNSKRYDSVQCRECKGFGHYANECANRLRKNKGYNVSLSDEESDAEEKSTDEESQISLTALFTENRWLQVNPLGVALGVATPGRNICKNSVCLKSTTSGNLSGDGESEADYEELTLESVQKLYEELFEDWTKRNKLNSSLMKENVELKAVVAKLEVILSKNDLGLGKTKEELQKATEILSKFNSSTSKLESILLMGRDDKKGLGFKDSVCEIGEFSKSTVFVKGKADTSPQPQSNSPIKSSSSKRQPAAPIAKKRKRRYVCHHCFKPGHIRPYCFKLGDDCKNQKSSRMLPRMLSNTFRNTSYHRPTVKQIWVPKVKIHCKVVYISLKTNTAGHWYFDSGSSCHMTGSRECLTDYVEQKGGKVTYGGGAKGKIVGKGTLKVEGLPKLHNVLHVEGLNSNLISISQLCDDNLLVKFDKHTCEVFDESDKCIMTGTRSSDNCYQISEELSCKHVQITELDFGIKNSDMQILKP; from the coding sequence ATGGACAATTCATTTGCAAGCGCAGCACTTCGACCACCAGTTCTAGAAGGTACCAATTACAGCCTATGGAAGGTCAAAATAAGATACTATATAAAATCTCTAGATGAACGGGCATGGCAGCGTGTCATCAATGGATGGACTCCACCAGTCATGATAGATCAAGACGGTGACAAACGGCCAAAGCCTGAAACTGACTGGACTACTGATGAAGTGCAAAATTCGAACCACAACTCAAAGGCTTTGAATGCTATATTCACATCGGTTGACATGAACATGTTCAGTTTAATCACAAACTGTATTTCGGCTAAAAGTGCATGGGATATTCTCCAAAGTCACTGTGAAGGGTCTGAGAGTGTGCGACGAACCAGATTAAGGATGCTTACTTCCAAAttcgagatgatgaggatggaagAATCTGAGAACATACTTGAGTATGATCGTCGCCTACGGGAAATTGCTAATGAGGCATTCAGTGTTGGAGAAGCTATCTCAAATGAGCGCCTAGTTAGCAAAGTCCTCCGTTCTCTGCCCGAaagattcaacataaaaatttgcgCAATAGATGAGGCTAAGGACACTTCTAAGATGGCATTGGAAGACCTTATCAGTTCATTACGTACTTTCGAGATGAACTTGGACATGCagaagaaggataaagggaagACAATCGCACTCCAAGCTTCAAATGACTCCTATAATGAACTCCTTCAAATATCTCAAGAAGTCAATGATTCTGATCTCTGCGAGGATTCTATCTCCTTTATCACAAAAAAATTTGGTGATTACTTGAAAAGAATCCGAGATAAAAAGAAAGATGCACAACCATCTAAATTTCCTAGCCTGCCTGCACCTGAAAAGTCACAAAAGTACCCTGCCAAGCAACAACTTCATCCAAGGAATGAAGGCAAGGGACAATACAATTCAAAAAGGTATGATTCGGTGCAGTGTAGAGAGTGCAAGGGATTTGGACACTATGCCAATGAATGTGCTAACCGATTGCGAAAAAACAAAGGCTACAATGTGTCTCTAAGCGATGAAGAATCCGATGCTGAGGAGAAATCCACTGATGAAGAAAGTCAAATCTCCTTGACTGCACTATTTACAGAAAATCGCTGGCTGCAGGtgaatcctttaggtgttgctctaggtgttgccacacctggccgcaacatctgcaaaaatTCAGTATGTTTGAAATCCACAACTTCTGGAAATTTGAGTGGAGATGGTGAATCAGAAGCTGATTATGAAGAACTCACTCTTGAGAGTGTGCAAAAGCTTTATGAAGAGCTGTTTGAAgattggaccaaaagaaacaagttgAACTCAAGTCTCATGAAGGAGAACGTTGAACTAAAAGCCGTAGTtgccaaacttgaagtaattttgagcaaaaatgaTTTGGGACTTGGTAAGACCaaagaagaacttcaaaaggcaactgaaatcttgtccaagtttaattcaagcacatccaagcttgaatccatacttttgatgggaagagatgacaagaaAGGCTTAGGGTTCAAAGACAGTGTGTGTGAAATAGGTGAATTTTCCAAGTCTACTGTTTTTGTGAAGGGAAAAGCTGATACATCTCCACAACCACAATCCAATTCACCAATCAAAAGCTCTTCATCAAAAAGACAACCTGCTGCACCAATCGCCAAGAAACGAAAACGCAGgtatgtatgtcatcactgcttTAAGCCTGGTCATATCAGGccctactgttttaaactcGGGGATGATTGCAAGAATCAAAAATCGAGTCGGATGTTGCCCCGAATGTTGTCCAACACTTTCCGCAACACCTCCTACCATCGACCTACAGTAAAACAAATTTGGGTCCCAAAGGTAAAAATTCACTGTAAAGTAGTTTATATCTCGTTAAAAACTAACACTGCAGGTCATTGGTACTTTGACAGTGGAAGCTCCTGTCACATGACTGGATCACGAGAATGTCTCACCGATTATGTTGAGCAAAAAGGTGGCAAAGTTACATATGGAGGGGGAGCTAagggaaaaattgttggaaagggTACTTTGAAAGTTGAAGGACtaccaaagctccacaatgtgcttcatgttgaaggattaaattcaaatttgataagcataagccaactgtgtgatgataatttgcttgttaagtttgataaacatacttgtgaagtttttgatgaatCTGACAAGTGCATaatgacaggtacaaggtcttcGGATAATTGCTATCAAATAAGTGAGGAACTTTCGTGCAAACATGTGCAAATCACCGAACTTGACTTTGGCATCAAAAACTCGGACATGCAAATTTTAAAACCTTGA